In Candidatus Aegiribacteria sp., the DNA window GATCCGCTTCCAGAGGAGTTGCATCAGCTCGAGAAAGGCTTTCGGGCAGCGCAAATATCCTCGCGCGGGGAGCCGGCATGATATTAAGAACCCAGCTTCATGAACTGCAAACACTTGAGAACTGGCTTGTGAAACATATTCAGAATAATCTCTCTTATACGTCAGGAAGGCTGAACAGATCAGGATTGTCCCTTGAAAAGGCAATTACCGCGGGATTGTCAGATCGGAGAGAAAGAAAGGTCCATTCTCTTTCAGAACGACTGATCTTATCCTTTTCCGGAAAACTGAATACCTTATCCATGCAGCTGGACAGCCTTGATGCGGTAATAACAGGGAATAATCCTGAAAGACTGTACAGAAGAGGATGGACAACTGTAAGAGATAAGAATGGTACGCTGATCAAAACTATCAGAAGCGTTAAGATACATGACGATATTGAGATATTATTCAGGGACGGATCCATAAATGCCGAGGCAAAGAGGGTTACCCCGGAAAGGGCTGATAATGACTGAGAAAAAAATAAAAGATGGAACATCGTACGAGAATTGCCTTGAAGAACTGACAAATCTGGTTGATGAAATCGGAAGAGATGACTGCCCTGTAGACCAGCTTGAGATCAAAGTTCGCAGAGCCGCAGATCTTATTCGAAACCTCAGGGGAAGGCTCGCCTCCACGGAAACTACTGTGCAGGAGGTTCTAAAGGAGCTGGAAAATGACAGAAAGGCTGATCAGGAGTAATTAAATTATTATCGCATTTTCAATGATATCGATAACTTCTGCGGGATCAGCTCCCTCAGGAGCATAGAGAACTTCCGATCCGTCCGATAGTGGCGCAAATCTTTCCTGATTATCTACTCTGAACAGAGCTATTACAGGAACTGAAAGGGCTGATGCTACATGCATCGGGCCATTATCCGCCGAAACGAATGCTTTCAGCCCGGCAATTCGGTCAATCATTCCGGTAACCGTCAGTTCCGGCATTACTTCTGCGTCGTAATTCCGACCCAGATATTCAGCAGTATCCTTCTCTTCCAGATTTCCCCAGTAAAGCTCCAGATGAATCCTGTCGGATATCATCTCTACTAGCTTCTCCATCAGATCCGGCGGATATTGCTTTATCCCGTTTGCGCCGACATGGAGACCGACAGCATCCCTTTTTTCTGATTGAAGGCTTCTGAGGAGCGGAGGTGACCATGAAGGCCATTTATCCCAGACACTTCCAAGGCTGTGCAGAGCACGGCTCTCATGCCATTCAAGAAGAGGTGCGGGTACAGTATGAGTAAACCATCCATCGTTGTTCTTCCCGGTTGAAGTGCTTATTCTGCATTCTGACCCTGACATCGCTGCGGACACGGCTCCGGACAGTGAAAATGAATGAGGATGGGCAGCGTCAATTGCCACATCGTACGAGGATTTGCGAAGCTCTCTTACCAGGCGTACGAATTTCCAGGGATTTCTTATCTGACCCTTCTTGTCGACTCCGATTACACTGTATCCCTGGCTTTCCAGTAATTCTGAAAAAACGTCACTTGCAAGGATTTCAAGATAGGCTTCAGGGAATCTTTCCCTTATACTGCGCAGCAGAGGTTCCAGCAGAACAAGATTTCCCAGCCTGTTGTCAGTTCTGATTACAAGTATTCTGGATGGATCTGAAGGCAGCTCAGTATTCCTGCCCGAAGTGAGAACAGCGCAGAGCATCCCTGAGAGATATTTTCTACCCCGGCGCTCAATTCTCTTCAGAAGTGCCATCAGATATCCTTTTCTCCGACTGGTTCACCAAAATGCGTCCATCCGTCGGCTCGCATAATTCTGACATCAACGAAAGTCCCCGGTTTGTAATCCGTTCCCTGAAGTATGACCATTCTGTTCCCGCGGGTTCTGGCTGCCTGCTGATCCGGTTTCTTCGCGCTGCCTGTAACAAGAACTTCAAGAACACGGTTTTTCAACTTGCCGGACTTCTCGAGTGTTATACCCCTCTGAAATTCCTGAAGATAGTTAAGTCTCTCAAGACGAACATCTTCAGGTATGACATCACCCAGATCGCATGCGGATGTGCCTTTACGTTCGCTGTATTTGAAAAGGAAAGCGTTATCATACCTTATCTCATCAAGCAGAGAGACCGTTTTCTGAAAATCATCTAAGGATTCCCCCGGAAAACCTGTAATGATATCAGTTGTCAGCACTATTTCAGGAATCGCGTCTCTGAGTATTCTGATCTTCTCAAGATACTCAGCAATTGTATAACCACGATTCATCATTCGCAGTATTCCATCACTACCTGATTGCACAGGAAGATGAAGATGATTGCAGATATTGTCATTCGAAACCATCACTTCAACTGTCTCTCTGTTTAAATCGCGAGGATGACTGGTCACGAACCGTACCCAGGCAGAGCCTGCAGCGTCGGACGCCTTATCCAGCAGATCCGGGAATGATGTATCCAGTTCACGGTATGAATTAACGTTCTGTCCAAGCAGTGTTATCTCTCTGTAGCCTTTCTCAGAGAGATATCTTATCTCTCTAATAATCGAATCGGCACTTCTGCTTCGCTCCCTCCCTCTGACATAGGGAACTATGCAGTATGAACAGAAATTGTTGCATCCACGCATTATTGTGACAAATGCTCCGGGAAATCTCTTTCTGAGCGGAACAATGCCTGTATAATCTCCCTTTCTGAACTCCACAAGAGCCTGTCTCGCAGAATTCTGAATTAATACGGGTAGATCCTTGTAACAATCCGGTCCTACAACAAGATCGAGATTACGGAATCTGTCCAGAAGATCCTGACCATGTTCCTGTGCCACGCAGCCACAGAGCACTATAAGAGGTTTCCCCTGTTTTCTGTTCTGCCACTTTCCGCCAAGTTGAGAGGCTCTTCCGAGAACCCTGGTTTCAGCGTGTTCTCTTACCGCACATGACACGAGAAGGATGACATCGGCCAATCCTGGATCCTCAACGTTTGTGAATCCGTCTGATTTCAGTATTCCGGCAATGATCTCCGAATCGTGTACGTTCATCTGGCATCCGTAGACATCCATATAGTAAGTTGACAGAGCCATCATCCCGGCAGTATCAGTTCCATTGCCAGAGCGGAAAATACCGGTATCCGGAAATTATCATCAAGGGGAAGATCGAAGAGTTCGGAAAGCGTGGCGACTACCGAACCGACAAGCAATGTTATTGGAGTAAGTTTCCAGCCGAACTGCGGTGAGAGCCATAGAATCGCAATACTCGCAAGAAGACAGCTATTCAAGGCGGCAAGGCTGCCGGCAAGAGTTCTGTTACCGACAAGTTTAATCCTTCCGAAGTGCTTGCCTACAAGCGCTGCAGCGCTGTCACCAAGGCTGAGGAACACTAGAGCGGCAATCGCGATTTCCTGACGAAAGACAAGTATGGTAAAAGAGGCTGAAGCAAAAACAATCGTTGCAGCGGTCATCCCGCCACCAAGTTCGCTCTCCCTTAGTACTTTCCCGAAAACACCGAGTATGAAGCTCTTAAAGGGCCTGAATCTTGCCTTAAGAATGTCGAAAAGAATAAAAAAGACAGAGATGACGGCAAGAGCGCTGGCAAGATATATCCTTCCGTTTACCGGATACATCCTGTAAACAATTACCGCTGCGACAGGGATAATAATTGACCCAGTATGAATGGTTTTTCTGATCAGTTCCTCAAAATAAGGCATAAAGAAACTACCGGTTCCTCAGAAGCCGACTCCAAGTGACATTCTGTGAGTGGCATCAAGTTCCTGATGGCTTAGATATGCGTAATCGAGACTTACTGGATGACTAAGAAGGCTGAACTTCAGACCCAGTCCTGCTGTCATTGATCCTTCAGAAGAACCAATTCTGAGGGCCACCAGATCCTTTATCAGGAATTCAGCCCCTATATGAGTGTCAAGGCTGATTCCATAAAAGTGATACTGCGCTGAATACTCCCTGCCTTCGAATCTGAAATCGGAATCAGCCGCTATAGTCGCTACCGTCGCGAACTTGGACAGAGGCCATCTTACAGCCATACCAAGCTTTACCGTTGGAAGAATGCTTTCAGTGCTTCCTGTATTCCAGAACAAGTGGGTTCCGGTTATATCCTGAAGATTCAGACCAAGTGTAAAGGCTTCCGAAGGACACCATTTCGCTCCAAGATCCAGTCCGAGACCGTAAGCACTGTAACCCATTAAGCCTCTCTGTATTATTTTGGCTGAGGCTCCAACAGAGAAATCAGATGAGATACTGCGGGACCATGTGAGATACAGAGCCCAGTCGACTCCACTTTCGTATGTGATCAGGCTCTCATCGTGGATGATCTCCTCACCTGCTTCCCAGTTCCCGTTACCCTCGGTACCATCGGGATTTGTATCCGGATCGTAATCATCGTCGCCCGCGTCTCCAGGTTCACCGGTACCATCTACACCAAACACTCCGTCAGAACCGGTATCATGATATTGAAGGTTGAGTGTATTGGCGATATCCCCTACATCAGTCCTGAATAAACTTGCGCCAAGCCCCGTAATACCGTTTGACCTTCCGTAACCCAGATAGTCGTACTTCACAATTCCACCGAATCTCTCGGAGTGCATGAACTGTGCTTCCTGCCCATTTATTCGGAATAGTCCAGCTGGATTCCAGTATCCAGCGGTGGCATCATCAGCTATGGCGCAGAAAGCGCCTCCCATGGCGAGACTCCTTGCTCCGGCACCAACGGAGAGAAATTCTCCGGCATATTTCGCTGCCTGCAAACCGGAAAATCCAAGAAGTAGAACCGGTATCAGTATTTTATACATGCTAACTCATCCTATTGTCTCAAGGTCAGATGTGTATTCAATGATAGTATTTCTCCCATCTTCTGAGATCTTTGTGAAAAACAGACCCAGACCGTATGACCCGTCCGAAAGCTGTTCTTCTCTGATAACAACCGCTCGGGCAGGAATTTCATCACCATCATATACTCGCAATAACA includes these proteins:
- the miaB gene encoding tRNA (N6-isopentenyl adenosine(37)-C2)-methylthiotransferase MiaB, with the translated sequence MMALSTYYMDVYGCQMNVHDSEIIAGILKSDGFTNVEDPGLADVILLVSCAVREHAETRVLGRASQLGGKWQNRKQGKPLIVLCGCVAQEHGQDLLDRFRNLDLVVGPDCYKDLPVLIQNSARQALVEFRKGDYTGIVPLRKRFPGAFVTIMRGCNNFCSYCIVPYVRGRERSRSADSIIREIRYLSEKGYREITLLGQNVNSYRELDTSFPDLLDKASDAAGSAWVRFVTSHPRDLNRETVEVMVSNDNICNHLHLPVQSGSDGILRMMNRGYTIAEYLEKIRILRDAIPEIVLTTDIITGFPGESLDDFQKTVSLLDEIRYDNAFLFKYSERKGTSACDLGDVIPEDVRLERLNYLQEFQRGITLEKSGKLKNRVLEVLVTGSAKKPDQQAARTRGNRMVILQGTDYKPGTFVDVRIMRADGWTHFGEPVGEKDI
- a CDS encoding exodeoxyribonuclease VII small subunit encodes the protein MTEKKIKDGTSYENCLEELTNLVDEIGRDDCPVDQLEIKVRRAADLIRNLRGRLASTETTVQEVLKELENDRKADQE
- a CDS encoding UPF0164 family protein, coding for MYKILIPVLLLGFSGLQAAKYAGEFLSVGAGARSLAMGGAFCAIADDATAGYWNPAGLFRINGQEAQFMHSERFGGIVKYDYLGYGRSNGITGLGASLFRTDVGDIANTLNLQYHDTGSDGVFGVDGTGEPGDAGDDDYDPDTNPDGTEGNGNWEAGEEIIHDESLITYESGVDWALYLTWSRSISSDFSVGASAKIIQRGLMGYSAYGLGLDLGAKWCPSEAFTLGLNLQDITGTHLFWNTGSTESILPTVKLGMAVRWPLSKFATVATIAADSDFRFEGREYSAQYHFYGISLDTHIGAEFLIKDLVALRIGSSEGSMTAGLGLKFSLLSHPVSLDYAYLSHQELDATHRMSLGVGF
- a CDS encoding glycosyltransferase family 9 protein — its product is MALLKRIERRGRKYLSGMLCAVLTSGRNTELPSDPSRILVIRTDNRLGNLVLLEPLLRSIRERFPEAYLEILASDVFSELLESQGYSVIGVDKKGQIRNPWKFVRLVRELRKSSYDVAIDAAHPHSFSLSGAVSAAMSGSECRISTSTGKNNDGWFTHTVPAPLLEWHESRALHSLGSVWDKWPSWSPPLLRSLQSEKRDAVGLHVGANGIKQYPPDLMEKLVEMISDRIHLELYWGNLEEKDTAEYLGRNYDAEVMPELTVTGMIDRIAGLKAFVSADNGPMHVASALSVPVIALFRVDNQERFAPLSDGSEVLYAPEGADPAEVIDIIENAIII